In one window of Bizionia sp. M204 DNA:
- a CDS encoding T9SS type A sorting domain-containing protein, whose translation MKKTTYLLAIFIAFQSLTFAQCPGIPAIGYTCVPDAAFEQALIDFNYDTEAILDGRILTADALAATGSLGLPNKGITDLTGLEAFLNIDALNLSYNTGLTTANLTANVNVTDVNFEGCTGLSSLTVTGLTALENINVYGTIISTIDLSTNPALLLFNAQNATLTSIDLSANSAVTNVNLRNNDLTSVDMRNGNNANTVFRSDFNGSLTCIFVDDATEPNLGAWIIDAGSTFVETEPACATLSLEKANTSVFSIFPNPAKGVVTISSNLEGNTRLGVYDITGKLVLTNTISFGNNRLNISSLSSGVYLMRVTTSTKTVTKKLVVN comes from the coding sequence ATGAAAAAAACTACTTATTTATTAGCAATTTTTATTGCATTTCAATCATTAACTTTTGCGCAATGCCCAGGAATTCCAGCTATAGGTTATACTTGTGTTCCGGATGCCGCGTTTGAACAAGCGTTAATTGATTTTAACTATGATACGGAAGCAATTCTGGATGGTCGTATACTTACGGCCGATGCTTTAGCAGCAACAGGTTCTTTAGGTTTGCCAAATAAAGGCATTACAGATTTAACGGGATTAGAAGCGTTTTTAAACATTGATGCGCTTAACTTATCCTATAATACAGGATTAACAACTGCTAATTTGACAGCCAATGTTAATGTTACGGATGTTAACTTTGAAGGATGTACGGGCTTGAGTAGCTTGACGGTTACTGGCTTAACAGCTTTAGAAAATATAAATGTTTATGGAACAATTATATCTACTATTGATTTGTCTACGAACCCAGCATTATTGCTTTTTAATGCACAAAATGCAACTTTAACATCAATTGATTTATCGGCAAATAGTGCTGTAACAAATGTTAATTTAAGAAATAACGACTTAACATCTGTTGACATGAGAAATGGAAATAATGCAAATACTGTGTTTAGATCTGATTTTAATGGAAGCTTAACTTGTATTTTTGTTGATGATGCAACGGAACCTAATTTGGGTGCTTGGATTATTGATGCCGGAAGTACTTTTGTTGAAACGGAGCCAGCTTGTGCAACATTGAGTTTGGAAAAAGCAAACACATCAGTGTTTTCAATTTTCCCTAATCCGGCTAAAGGTGTTGTAACTATTTCTTCTAATTTAGAGGGAAACACGCGTTTAGGCGTTTATGATATTACTGGAAAATTAGTATTGACTAATACTATTTCATTTGGAAATAATAGATTAAATATTTCATCTCTTTCATCTGGTGTGTATTTAATGCGTGTAACGACAAGTACAAAAACTGTTACTAAAAAACTAGTGGTTAATTAA
- a CDS encoding acyl transferase, whose product MIQPSDIFNINSEQAFQKQALEVFKYQFENNIVYRSFCDLLYKNPSDIHQFEDIPFLPIQFFKSHNIVSTTHTVQKIFTSSGTTGQSTSKHFVTDLSVYEQSFETGFETFYGNVEDYVVLALLPSYLERDGSSLIYMADALIKQSKQVESGFYLNNLEALKNTLLKLESQNRKVILIGVSFALLDLVEFHQFQLKNTIVMETGGMKGRRKELIRNELHDILKEGFGVLEIHSEYGMTELLSQAYSKGHGIFNCPPWMRVLTRDTEDALTIQKSGKTGGLNIIDLANINSCAFLATQDLGKIHTDGSFEIIGRFDNSDIRGCNLMAL is encoded by the coding sequence ATGATACAACCGTCTGACATTTTTAACATTAATTCCGAACAAGCATTCCAAAAACAGGCGCTTGAAGTTTTTAAATATCAGTTTGAAAACAATATCGTGTATCGTTCTTTTTGCGATTTGTTATATAAAAACCCGAGTGATATTCATCAATTCGAAGACATTCCATTCCTGCCAATTCAGTTTTTTAAGTCACATAATATTGTAAGCACAACCCATACAGTTCAAAAAATATTTACAAGTTCTGGAACTACGGGACAATCAACTAGCAAACACTTTGTAACCGACTTATCTGTATACGAACAGAGCTTTGAAACCGGTTTTGAAACCTTTTACGGTAACGTTGAAGACTATGTGGTTTTAGCCTTACTTCCGAGTTATTTGGAACGTGATGGCTCGTCATTAATATATATGGCAGATGCGTTAATAAAACAATCAAAACAGGTTGAAAGCGGTTTCTATTTAAACAATTTAGAGGCATTAAAAAATACCTTATTAAAATTAGAATCTCAAAACCGAAAGGTAATACTCATTGGTGTGTCCTTTGCGCTATTGGATTTGGTAGAATTTCATCAATTTCAATTGAAAAACACCATCGTTATGGAAACAGGTGGCATGAAAGGCAGACGCAAAGAATTGATTAGAAATGAACTTCATGATATTTTAAAAGAAGGATTCGGTGTTCTTGAAATTCATAGTGAGTATGGTATGACCGAATTATTAAGTCAGGCTTATTCCAAAGGCCATGGCATTTTTAATTGCCCACCATGGATGCGCGTTTTAACCCGTGATACAGAAGATGCCTTAACCATTCAAAAATCTGGTAAAACCGGCGGCTTAAATATAATAGATTTAGCCAATATAAATTCCTGTGCATTCCTTGCAACACAAGATTTAGGAAAAATACACACAGATGGGTCTTTTGAAATTATTGGACGCTTTGATAATTCAGATATTCGTGGATGTAATTTAATGGCTTTGTAA
- a CDS encoding lamin tail domain-containing protein, producing the protein MKKIYFLLLTVLMTMTSFGQVFITELADPNDNADARYIELYNAGATAVDLSTWRIDKYTNASATVSQTLALTGTIPAGGFYIIATGPEDSVFLDTYGFAPNQWDPASNDVAGSNGDDNLELYDGATLVDQFGVPGEDGTGTCHEFEDGRAERKASVTSGNPTWDESEWNVWADSTVSGCTSHVGTPQDTVNFDPGSWIGTATGPLITVGADVAGLDYFEGNGPSAEDSFSVGGVNLSTDITVTAPSNFEVSLTSGSGFTTFVTVPTDGTGVAASTIVYVRLASGLTPATYTGNATASAVGASDGVVALSGTVSAANPLVTVTAFVNALNYSVGSGPSNEDSFSVEGLFLTNDIVVTAPTSFEVSLTSGSGFASSVSITPDGTGAIASTDVFVRLAAGLPVNSYAGDVTVASTGTTDQTVALSGNVFGAATNSLVLTAVFDGPLGGGTPKGVEIYVLQNVADLSLYGLGSANNGGGTDGQEFTFPAVSASAGDFIYVASEAVEFANFFGFAPDYTASGPMGINGDDAVELFENGVVIDTFGDINVDGTGEAWEYTDGWAYRVSDTGPDGGFVIANWSFSGIDALDGETTNAAAVTPVPVGSYSNTLSTDSFTSTTFNVYPNPSTNGFVNISSPSAEAISVNVYDVLGKNVLNHTISNNSLNVSSLNSGLYILRITQNGNSVTKKLVIK; encoded by the coding sequence ATGAAAAAAATTTACTTTTTATTATTAACGGTTTTAATGACGATGACTTCTTTTGGTCAAGTCTTTATTACTGAACTTGCAGATCCAAATGATAATGCGGATGCTCGTTATATTGAGTTATATAATGCGGGTGCAACCGCTGTTGATTTAAGCACTTGGCGAATAGACAAATATACAAATGCTAGTGCAACGGTATCTCAAACATTAGCTTTAACTGGTACAATTCCAGCTGGTGGTTTTTACATTATTGCTACAGGACCGGAAGACTCTGTATTTCTAGACACATATGGCTTTGCCCCTAACCAATGGGACCCAGCCTCTAACGATGTTGCAGGAAGTAATGGTGATGATAATTTAGAATTATATGATGGTGCAACATTAGTTGACCAATTTGGTGTGCCTGGTGAAGATGGTACTGGAACATGTCACGAATTTGAAGATGGACGTGCAGAGAGAAAAGCATCTGTAACTTCAGGAAATCCAACTTGGGATGAATCTGAATGGAATGTTTGGGCTGATAGTACAGTTTCTGGATGTACATCTCATGTAGGTACACCTCAAGATACTGTAAATTTCGATCCGGGTAGCTGGATTGGTACTGCAACAGGCCCTTTAATTACTGTAGGTGCTGATGTAGCTGGATTAGACTATTTTGAAGGAAATGGTCCTTCTGCTGAAGATTCTTTTAGTGTTGGTGGTGTTAACTTATCAACGGATATTACCGTAACTGCGCCTTCTAACTTTGAAGTGTCATTAACGTCTGGTAGTGGTTTTACAACGTTTGTAACTGTTCCAACTGATGGTACTGGCGTTGCTGCGAGTACAATTGTTTATGTACGTTTAGCTAGTGGTTTAACCCCTGCTACGTATACAGGAAACGCTACAGCTTCTGCAGTAGGAGCTTCAGACGGTGTTGTAGCTTTATCAGGAACTGTTTCAGCTGCTAATCCTTTAGTAACGGTAACGGCCTTTGTAAATGCACTTAATTACTCAGTAGGTTCTGGTCCTTCTAACGAAGATTCCTTTTCAGTTGAAGGTTTGTTTTTAACAAACGATATTGTAGTTACTGCGCCAACAAGCTTTGAAGTTTCGTTAACTTCTGGTAGTGGTTTTGCTTCTTCAGTTTCTATTACACCTGATGGTACAGGAGCAATAGCGAGTACAGATGTATTTGTTAGACTTGCTGCTGGTTTACCTGTAAATAGCTATGCTGGTGATGTAACAGTTGCTTCCACTGGAACAACGGATCAAACCGTAGCATTATCTGGTAATGTCTTTGGTGCCGCTACAAATTCACTTGTTTTAACAGCAGTTTTTGATGGTCCTCTAGGTGGAGGAACTCCAAAAGGTGTTGAAATTTATGTTTTACAAAATGTTGCCGATTTAAGTTTATATGGCTTAGGCAGTGCTAATAATGGTGGTGGAACTGATGGACAAGAATTTACATTCCCAGCCGTTTCTGCGTCAGCTGGAGATTTTATCTATGTAGCTTCTGAAGCTGTAGAGTTCGCTAATTTCTTTGGTTTTGCTCCTGATTATACAGCTTCTGGCCCAATGGGTATTAATGGTGATGATGCTGTGGAATTATTTGAAAACGGCGTTGTTATTGATACTTTTGGTGATATTAACGTTGATGGTACAGGCGAAGCTTGGGAATATACTGATGGCTGGGCTTACAGAGTATCAGATACGGGTCCTGATGGTGGTTTTGTAATTGCTAACTGGTCGTTTAGTGGTATTGATGCTTTAGATGGCGAAACAACGAATGCTGCCGCTGTTACACCAGTGCCGGTTGGATCATACTCTAATACCTTATCAACAGATTCATTTACATCAACGACTTTCAATGTCTATCCAAACCCTTCAACAAATGGTTTTGTAAACATTTCAAGCCCGTCTGCTGAAGCTATTTCGGTAAACGTTTATGATGTATTAGGAAAGAACGTATTGAATCATACAATTTCAAATAACAGTCTTAATGTATCGTCATTAAATTCTGGGTTGTATATTTTAAGAATAACTCAAAATGGAAATTCAGTTACTAAAAAATTAGTAATTAAATAA
- a CDS encoding DUF4296 domain-containing protein, giving the protein MKKVVIYILLAAFVVNCTQFGKPKKPENLIAKKDMVAILVDLSLLSSAKGINKRTLEHNGISPEDYVYKTHQIDSLQFLNSNKYYSYNTKEYEAILKSVEDSLNKLKAKYRQVIEESIVQKSDVKQLNTKKITRDSIRRKPRKTE; this is encoded by the coding sequence ATGAAAAAAGTTGTAATATATATTCTTTTAGCCGCTTTTGTAGTTAATTGCACCCAGTTTGGAAAGCCTAAAAAGCCGGAAAATTTAATTGCTAAAAAAGATATGGTTGCCATTTTAGTTGATTTATCCTTATTATCTTCAGCTAAAGGGATTAATAAGAGAACATTAGAGCATAATGGTATTTCACCTGAAGATTACGTTTATAAAACGCATCAAATAGATAGTTTGCAATTTTTAAATAGTAATAAATATTATTCTTACAATACAAAGGAATATGAAGCTATCTTAAAAAGTGTTGAAGACAGTTTAAATAAATTGAAAGCAAAATATAGGCAGGTTATAGAGGAAAGCATTGTCCAAAAATCTGATGTTAAGCAATTGAATACTAAAAAAATAACGCGAGACTCTATTAGGAGGAAGCCAAGAAAAACAGAGTAA
- the tyrS gene encoding tyrosine--tRNA ligase encodes MANAFVEDLRWRGMVHDIMPGTEEQLSKEMTTAYIGFDPTSDSLHIGSLVPIILLVHLEKAGHKPMALVGGATGMIGDPSGKSDERNLLDEEALSKNVAGIKGVLSRFLDFDSKAKNAPVLVNNYDWMKDFSFIDFARDVGKRITVNYMMSKDSVKKRFSGEDGNVGMSFTEFTYQLIQGYDFYYLYKNHNVLLQMGGSDQWGNITTGTELVRRMHVGEEAKAFAMTCPLITKADGSKFGKSEGGNIWLDADKTSVYKFYQFWLNTSDEDAEKYIKIFTFLDRATIEQLIKDHQESPHLRLLQKRLAEEVTTFVHSKADFENAEKASHILFSKSFKADIKTLDEKTFLDVFEGVPLAEITRTDFDKGLDMIGALAAHTNFLASNGEARRALKENSISVNKEKVTDTYMLSDDDLINNQYIIINKGKKNTYILKVI; translated from the coding sequence ATGGCAAATGCATTTGTTGAAGATTTAAGATGGCGTGGAATGGTACATGATATCATGCCCGGAACGGAAGAGCAACTTTCTAAAGAAATGACAACCGCTTATATAGGTTTCGACCCAACTTCAGATTCGCTTCATATTGGTAGTTTAGTGCCTATTATTTTATTGGTACACCTTGAAAAAGCGGGACATAAGCCCATGGCTTTAGTAGGTGGTGCTACAGGAATGATTGGTGATCCTTCAGGAAAAAGCGATGAGCGTAACCTTTTGGATGAAGAAGCGTTAAGTAAAAATGTTGCGGGAATTAAAGGCGTATTGTCACGTTTTTTAGATTTCGATTCCAAAGCGAAAAACGCTCCAGTTCTAGTGAATAATTACGATTGGATGAAAGATTTTTCATTCATTGATTTTGCTAGAGATGTTGGTAAACGTATTACCGTAAATTACATGATGTCCAAAGACTCTGTAAAAAAACGTTTTTCAGGGGAAGATGGCAACGTTGGCATGTCATTTACAGAGTTTACATATCAATTAATTCAGGGCTACGATTTTTATTACTTGTATAAAAATCATAATGTATTACTTCAAATGGGAGGAAGTGATCAGTGGGGAAATATTACAACCGGAACCGAATTGGTAAGACGTATGCATGTTGGAGAAGAAGCCAAAGCCTTTGCCATGACTTGTCCTTTAATTACTAAAGCAGACGGTTCAAAATTTGGTAAAAGCGAAGGTGGCAATATTTGGTTAGATGCTGATAAAACATCGGTTTATAAATTCTACCAATTCTGGCTAAACACCTCTGATGAAGATGCTGAAAAGTATATCAAAATTTTTACATTTTTAGATAGAGCAACTATAGAACAATTAATAAAAGATCATCAAGAATCACCACATTTACGATTGCTTCAAAAGCGTTTAGCGGAAGAAGTAACGACCTTTGTACATTCCAAAGCTGATTTTGAAAATGCGGAAAAGGCCTCTCATATTTTATTTAGCAAATCGTTTAAAGCTGATATAAAAACCCTGGATGAAAAAACATTTTTAGATGTTTTTGAAGGTGTGCCTTTAGCAGAAATTACTAGAACAGATTTTGATAAAGGTTTAGATATGATTGGTGCTTTAGCAGCGCACACTAATTTTTTAGCTTCTAATGGTGAAGCTAGGCGTGCGCTAAAAGAAAATTCCATTTCTGTGAATAAGGAAAAAGTTACTGATACCTATATGCTTTCAGATGATGATTTAATAAATAATCAATACATCATTATTAATAAAGGAAAGAAAAATACCTATATATTAAAGGTAATCTAA
- a CDS encoding DUF4271 domain-containing protein, giving the protein MLRNVISNDLYTILIVIGLILIAVCKVLFAKRFQDFILVLGNSKYLKIYAKDQKFFDVFDGLLFLNFVLAISIFGFISYNHLTTELEISKLLLLKLTAIIAILIVMKTLLERLIGSVFEIDFLIDNYLFQKISYKNFLGIILMPLNAIIIYGVSVSNPIIYSIWAIIVLVFVIGIITTVKTYQNLIKQNMFYFILYLCALEIAPYIILYQLAIKN; this is encoded by the coding sequence ATGCTTCGTAATGTTATTTCAAATGACTTGTATACCATTTTAATTGTTATTGGACTTATTCTAATAGCAGTTTGCAAGGTGCTTTTTGCCAAACGCTTTCAGGATTTTATTCTGGTTTTAGGAAACTCCAAATACCTTAAAATTTACGCTAAAGATCAAAAGTTTTTTGATGTTTTTGATGGTCTTCTGTTTTTAAACTTTGTGTTAGCTATATCAATTTTTGGATTTATTAGTTATAATCATTTAACAACGGAATTAGAAATATCTAAATTACTCTTGTTAAAATTAACAGCTATTATTGCCATTCTTATAGTTATGAAAACATTGTTAGAACGGCTTATAGGGAGTGTTTTTGAAATTGACTTTTTAATAGATAATTATTTGTTCCAAAAAATAAGTTATAAGAATTTTTTAGGCATTATTCTTATGCCATTAAATGCCATTATTATCTATGGTGTTTCCGTTTCTAATCCTATTATTTATAGTATTTGGGCAATTATTGTACTCGTATTCGTCATTGGCATCATTACAACAGTTAAGACCTATCAAAATCTTATAAAACAGAACATGTTTTATTTTATTTTGTATCTTTGCGCTCTTGAAATCGCTCCTTACATTATTTTATATCAATTAGCTATAAAAAATTAA
- a CDS encoding uroporphyrinogen-III synthase, with protein MKVKTILVSQPEPKIENSPYFDLQEKQKVKIDFRPFIHVEGVDAKEIRQQKVDLSKYTAIILTSRNSVDHFFRVADEMRFKVPDSMKYFCQSEAVAYYLQKYVVYRKRKIYVGKRNFADLSPLIKKYKGESFLLPTTDKLKPEVPETLNALNVEWKEAVFYKTVISDLSDLANVYYDILVFFSPSGIESLFHNFPDFKQNETRIAVFGSTTIKAVEEHGLRVDIAAPTPETPSMTMALEKYIKDVNKKK; from the coding sequence ATGAAAGTGAAAACAATTTTAGTATCTCAACCAGAACCTAAAATAGAAAATTCGCCATATTTTGATCTTCAGGAAAAGCAAAAAGTAAAAATTGACTTTAGACCATTTATACATGTAGAAGGGGTTGATGCCAAGGAGATTAGACAACAAAAGGTTGATTTATCTAAATACACAGCTATAATTTTAACGAGTAGAAACTCTGTAGATCATTTTTTTAGAGTCGCGGATGAAATGCGTTTTAAAGTTCCAGATAGCATGAAATATTTCTGTCAATCTGAAGCTGTTGCTTATTACCTTCAAAAATATGTGGTTTATAGAAAACGTAAAATTTATGTAGGAAAACGTAATTTTGCCGATTTATCACCATTAATAAAAAAATATAAAGGCGAATCCTTTTTACTACCAACAACTGATAAACTAAAACCTGAAGTTCCAGAAACACTAAATGCTTTAAATGTGGAATGGAAAGAAGCTGTTTTTTACAAAACGGTTATTAGTGATTTATCTGATTTAGCAAATGTCTATTACGATATATTAGTGTTTTTTAGTCCTTCGGGAATTGAATCTTTATTTCATAATTTCCCAGACTTTAAACAAAACGAGACGCGTATAGCAGTTTTTGGAAGCACAACTATCAAAGCTGTTGAAGAACATGGTTTGCGTGTTGATATTGCTGCACCAACACCAGAAACACCTTCTATGACTATGGCTTTGGAAAAGTATATAAAGGACGTTAATAAAAAGAAATAG
- a CDS encoding polyprenol monophosphomannose synthase, with protein sequence MSDTIVIIPTFNEIENIEAIIRAVFSQEKVFHVLVVDDSSPDLTAEKVKELQVEFPERLHLLQRQEKTGLGTAYIAGFKWCLERDYAYVFEMDADFSHNPNDLIRLYNACHIQHADLAVGSRYVKGVNVVNWPMSRILLSYFASKYVRLITRMKIHDTTAGFVCYKRQVLETIDLNSIKFVGYAFQIEMKFKAYLKDFQIIEIPVIFTDRSKGKSKMSGGIISEAILGVISMKINSFFRKK encoded by the coding sequence ATGTCAGACACAATTGTCATCATTCCTACTTTTAACGAAATTGAGAATATAGAAGCCATCATTAGGGCCGTGTTTTCGCAAGAAAAGGTATTCCATGTTTTGGTAGTTGATGATAGTTCACCCGATTTAACAGCTGAAAAAGTTAAAGAATTACAAGTAGAATTTCCGGAGCGTTTACACCTCTTGCAACGTCAAGAAAAAACGGGACTTGGAACCGCATATATTGCTGGATTTAAATGGTGTTTGGAACGTGATTATGCCTATGTTTTTGAAATGGATGCCGATTTTTCTCATAATCCAAACGACTTAATTCGCCTGTATAATGCTTGTCATATTCAGCATGCTGATTTAGCAGTGGGCTCTAGGTATGTAAAAGGTGTTAACGTTGTAAATTGGCCAATGAGTAGAATTTTACTATCTTATTTTGCATCCAAATATGTGCGATTAATTACCCGAATGAAAATACACGATACCACGGCAGGCTTCGTTTGCTATAAACGTCAGGTTTTAGAAACCATAGATTTAAACAGCATTAAATTTGTGGGCTATGCTTTTCAAATTGAAATGAAGTTCAAAGCCTATTTAAAAGACTTTCAAATTATTGAAATCCCCGTTATTTTTACAGACCGTTCCAAAGGGAAATCTAAAATGAGTGGAGGCATAATTTCGGAAGCTATTCTAGGCGTTATAAGTATGAAAATAAACAGTTTTTTTAGAAAAAAATAA
- a CDS encoding dihydroorotase: MSLPTALLIKNGKIVNEGTILEGDIYIENDIIKEVAPLISVKSSNVKVIDAEGNYILPGVIDDQVHFREPGLTHKGDIGSESKAAIAGGITSFIEMPNTNPQTTTIEKLNEKFAIAAQTSHANYSFMFGGTNDNLDEILKVNPKEVAGLKLFLGSSTGNMLVDNPAVLEKIFSSTDMVISVHCEDEETIKANLKTHTDKYGDDIPLKCHPVIRSEEACYISSSKAIELAKKTGARLHVFHLSTAKETALFTNKIPLKDKKITSEVCIHHLWFSDADYDKKGTHIKWNPAVKTDKDREGLWKALLDGRIDVIATDHAPHTLDEKNNVYTQAPSGGPLVQHALVAMLEMHHQGKITVPKIVEKMCHNPAILFQVEKRGYIKEGYFADMVIVDINNPWTVKKENILYKCKWSPFEGATFKSRVTHTILNGSLVFEHNKFSTEKAAKRLTFNR; the protein is encoded by the coding sequence ATGAGTTTACCAACAGCGTTGTTAATTAAGAACGGCAAAATAGTTAATGAAGGTACTATTTTGGAAGGTGATATCTACATTGAGAATGATATTATTAAGGAGGTTGCACCTTTAATTAGCGTAAAATCTTCAAATGTTAAGGTTATTGATGCCGAAGGAAATTATATTTTACCTGGAGTTATTGATGATCAGGTCCACTTTAGAGAGCCGGGACTTACACACAAAGGAGATATTGGCAGCGAATCTAAAGCTGCTATTGCTGGAGGTATAACGTCGTTTATTGAAATGCCAAATACCAATCCGCAGACTACAACTATTGAAAAACTCAACGAAAAATTTGCTATTGCGGCGCAAACCTCACATGCTAATTATTCGTTTATGTTTGGCGGAACTAATGATAATTTAGACGAAATTCTTAAGGTAAACCCGAAGGAGGTAGCAGGTTTAAAATTGTTTTTAGGTTCCTCAACAGGAAATATGTTGGTGGATAATCCTGCAGTTTTAGAAAAAATATTTTCAAGCACAGATATGGTTATTTCAGTGCACTGTGAAGATGAAGAAACAATAAAAGCCAACTTAAAAACACATACGGATAAGTATGGTGATGATATTCCGTTAAAATGTCACCCTGTAATTAGGAGTGAAGAAGCCTGTTATATTTCATCATCCAAAGCCATTGAGTTGGCTAAAAAAACAGGAGCACGGCTGCATGTTTTTCACTTATCAACTGCTAAAGAGACGGCTTTATTTACTAATAAAATTCCGTTAAAGGATAAAAAAATTACCTCGGAAGTATGCATTCATCATTTATGGTTTAGTGATGCGGATTACGATAAGAAAGGAACGCATATTAAGTGGAATCCTGCCGTAAAAACGGATAAAGACCGTGAAGGACTTTGGAAAGCTTTATTGGATGGGCGAATAGACGTTATTGCTACAGATCATGCACCGCATACATTAGATGAAAAAAACAATGTTTATACGCAAGCACCTTCAGGTGGTCCTTTAGTGCAACACGCTTTGGTTGCCATGTTGGAAATGCATCATCAGGGAAAAATAACAGTTCCTAAAATTGTTGAAAAAATGTGTCATAATCCGGCTATTCTTTTTCAAGTTGAAAAAAGGGGGTATATTAAGGAAGGCTATTTTGCAGATATGGTTATTGTGGATATCAACAACCCATGGACGGTAAAAAAAGAAAATATTTTATATAAATGCAAATGGTCTCCTTTTGAAGGAGCTACCTTCAAATCACGCGTAACACACACCATTTTAAACGGTAGTTTGGTTTTTGAGCACAACAAGTTTAGTACGGAAAAAGCAGCCAAACGCCTAACTTTTAATAGATGA
- a CDS encoding NAD-dependent epimerase/dehydratase family protein: MILVTGGTGLVGSHLLYRLIADSKAVRAIYRTKAKQEIVKRVFSYYTQDYESLFNKIEWIEADLLDIPQLTEAFKNIEYVYHCAAMVSFAPNDYHKLRKTNIEGTTNIVNLCISHHVKKLCYVSSVATIGDSENNRHVDEETNWNQEKDNSVYAITKYGAEIEIWRGTQEGLDAIIVNPGVIIGAGIWSHGSGELFNQVYEGLPFYTKGHIACVTVNDVVNSMVMLLESTIKNERYILVAEHIPYQTFLATIAKTLNVKPPHIEAKSWMLSIAWRLDWFKHKLTGKPRKLVKPMLKSTLNKTVYNNTKIKSQLNFQFTSISDYIENVASQFLKEH, encoded by the coding sequence ATGATTTTAGTTACAGGAGGAACTGGTTTAGTCGGTTCGCATTTATTATATCGGTTAATAGCAGATAGCAAGGCTGTAAGAGCCATTTATAGAACCAAAGCAAAACAAGAAATTGTTAAACGTGTTTTTTCCTATTATACACAGGATTATGAATCGCTTTTCAATAAAATTGAATGGATAGAAGCTGATTTATTAGATATTCCACAACTTACAGAGGCCTTCAAGAACATAGAATATGTATACCATTGTGCGGCCATGGTGTCTTTTGCGCCTAATGATTACCACAAGCTTCGAAAAACAAATATTGAAGGAACGACTAATATCGTCAATTTATGCATTAGCCATCATGTAAAAAAATTGTGTTATGTGAGTAGTGTGGCCACTATTGGCGACTCTGAAAACAATAGACATGTGGATGAAGAGACTAATTGGAATCAAGAAAAAGATAACAGTGTTTATGCAATAACTAAATATGGTGCCGAAATTGAAATTTGGCGTGGTACTCAAGAAGGCTTAGATGCGATTATAGTGAATCCTGGTGTAATAATTGGCGCAGGTATTTGGAGTCATGGAAGTGGTGAACTTTTTAATCAGGTTTATGAAGGCCTTCCTTTCTACACCAAAGGTCATATTGCTTGTGTAACCGTCAATGATGTTGTTAACAGTATGGTTATGCTTTTAGAAAGCACTATTAAAAATGAGCGCTATATTTTAGTTGCCGAACATATTCCTTACCAAACATTTTTAGCTACCATAGCCAAAACCCTTAATGTAAAACCACCTCATATTGAAGCAAAATCCTGGATGTTAAGCATAGCTTGGCGATTGGATTGGTTTAAACATAAATTAACTGGAAAGCCTAGAAAACTCGTAAAACCAATGTTAAAATCTACATTAAACAAAACCGTTTATAATAACACTAAAATAAAATCGCAATTAAATTTTCAATTTACCTCAATCAGTGATTATATAGAAAATGTGGCTTCACAATTTTTAAAAGAGCATTAA